From Skermanella sp. TT6, a single genomic window includes:
- a CDS encoding fatty acid desaturase: MLPDETGVQPICASTPTPATLQDRKQAARRWAQQLAAFKQPVLGHSVGQIGTTLLPLAGLTVLMGFSLQVGYWLTLLLAIPAAFFLVRAFILQHDCGHGSLFKSGWANDALGRCLSVLTMTPYGYWKREHAIHHATSGNLEKRGIGDITTLTVREYLALSRWGRLRYRLYRHPIVLFGIGPAFMFLIRHRIAIGDGTNDRAAWTSVLSTNAAILAALAAASLLFGWLPVLMVWGPVILLAATIGIWMFYVQHQFDGVQWHHEDDWDFHAAALDGCSFYDLPRWLHWLTGYIGYHHVHHLSSKIPNYRLRDCHLSIPDLQRVRALGLLESLKTVSLALWDEDSRRMIRFGDLRERMA, encoded by the coding sequence ATGCTGCCCGATGAAACCGGGGTGCAGCCAATATGCGCCTCGACCCCAACGCCTGCGACCCTTCAGGACAGAAAGCAGGCAGCTCGCCGCTGGGCCCAGCAGCTCGCGGCCTTCAAGCAGCCCGTCCTGGGCCACAGCGTCGGACAGATCGGAACGACACTGTTGCCGCTCGCCGGCCTGACCGTCCTGATGGGTTTCAGCCTGCAGGTGGGATACTGGCTGACACTGCTGCTTGCCATTCCCGCCGCCTTCTTCCTGGTGCGGGCCTTCATCCTCCAGCATGACTGCGGCCACGGCAGCCTGTTCAAGTCCGGCTGGGCCAACGACGCGCTCGGACGCTGCCTCTCGGTGCTGACCATGACGCCCTATGGCTACTGGAAGCGCGAACACGCGATCCACCACGCCACCTCGGGCAACCTGGAAAAGCGCGGCATCGGCGACATCACGACGCTGACTGTCCGGGAATACCTGGCCCTGTCGCGCTGGGGCCGGCTGCGCTACCGGCTGTACCGGCACCCGATCGTGCTGTTCGGCATCGGCCCGGCCTTCATGTTCCTGATCCGCCACCGGATCGCGATCGGGGACGGCACCAACGACCGTGCCGCCTGGACCAGCGTCCTCAGCACCAACGCCGCGATCCTGGCGGCACTCGCGGCGGCCTCCCTCCTGTTCGGCTGGTTGCCGGTCCTGATGGTGTGGGGCCCGGTCATCCTGCTGGCGGCGACGATCGGCATCTGGATGTTCTACGTGCAGCACCAGTTCGACGGGGTCCAGTGGCACCATGAGGACGACTGGGATTTCCACGCCGCGGCGCTGGACGGCTGCTCCTTCTACGACCTGCCGCGGTGGCTGCACTGGCTGACCGGTTATATCGGTTACCACCACGTGCATCACCTGTCGTCGAAGATCCCGAACTACAGGCTGCGGGACTGCCACCTGTCTATTCCCGACCTGCAGCGGGTCCGCGCCCTGGGCCTGCTCGAAAGCCTGAAGACCGTGAGCCTTGCCCTGTGGGACGAGGACAGCCGCAGGATGATCCGCTTCGGCGACCTTCGCGAGCGCATGGCCTGA